The nucleotide sequence CCGTCAGTACAGAATCTCTTCGAAGTGCCAGGTTTTGGATGCGGAAGTCTTGCCTAGCATCGGTGTCTTGCTGATTGTATGTGCCAATTTTCAGCAGGTATTCTGCCAACGCATCCTGTTCAGAACCTGTATCTGCAAAAGTAGCTTTGCTGTCTTTCACCCCTGTCTTGATCAGATCCACACGGTTCGCCAGTGTGGGATTTGCCTCGGTAAATCGTTTGAAAGGGTAAGAGTCGCCGCCGCTTGCCAGGAAGTTAAGCGTGACCATGCGGAAGGTGCGGTTCGCATCCCCTACAACTGCGCCATCCTGCACAACAACTTCAGTTACTTTGTTTTTGTCGTTGATCAAAGCGATCGATCGCACGCGTTGTCCGGCATCCAATACACCATTGCCGTTCTTATCTTCTCCAGTATCCAAGACCCCATCTCCATCCAAATCTTCTGCGGCAGCGCGAGTTGGATCAAAGCTGAAGATCATGCCACCCAATTGTGGAAAGCGTCCGGGAGTTGCACCTGTTTCAGTTTCAGCTACACCGTGTTCTAATAATTCCTTCAGCTGCGCTGAAGTCACCGTTACCAGAGACAGCGTATTGTTGAAGCGAAGCGAGTTTTCAATGTCGAGTTGGGATACGCCACCTGTGGGCTTGTTGGGTGCGAGTGAGTTTGCTTGGGGCGGAAGTTTTTGAATTTCGTTGGCATTGGTGGCTCCACCGGATGCAGATACAACTCCGATATTGTCTCGAATGCCACCACCGTTCTTGAGCGAAATGACGGTACTGGAATCAATCTGCTTGGCGTAGTCCAGGTTTGCGTCTGCACTCAAACTGCCCAGATTGGTTTCCTGCGTCCGTACATCACTGCGGGTGCCGTTGAGAAAGAAATTTGTTTTGCCAGTGATGTTGCTGTCTTTGCTGCTGATCGCATTCCGGAGAGAATCAGTAATCGCAACAACGTTTTGATTTGCTAATGTCCTGGCATCGACATCAGAGCCATAGACGCGATCGACTCCGGCTTCATCCGTTGAAAATGACCCATTTAAGGTTGGATTCAACGAATTGGTGTTAACAATCCCTGTGTCACTAAATTCCAGTACCAAGCGCCCAACATAGCGGTAGTTGGCATCTGTGTTTACCACCAAGACAGGCTGCCCGTCTGCACCCGTTTGGACAAAAGGATAACCCTGCTGAGGCGTATTGCCGCCGTCGGTACGAGCCGCATCATTCGCATCCAAAACAGGCGTATGGGAGCCTCCAGCAATAATCACATCAACGCCCTTCAA is from Trichocoleus sp. and encodes:
- a CDS encoding 5'-nucleotidase C-terminal domain-containing protein, producing the protein MIQRQAQNNYRNFSDLIRSGSGNPGTNFPYLSTNLDFTTDENLRSLVASNSTTAEASTLKNRIAKSTVITVAGNDGQTGTQDDQRIGIVGATTPTLRSISSPGTVGVLPANATDYDALAAEIQKTVDTLTNTGINKVILLAHMQQLNIERDELARRLKGVDVIIAGGSHTPVLDANDAARTDGGNTPQQGYPFVQTGADGQPVLVVNTDANYRYVGRLVLEFSDTGIVNTNSLNPTLNGSFSTDEAGVDRVYGSDVDARTLANQNVVAITDSLRNAISSKDSNITGKTNFFLNGTRSDVRTQETNLGSLSADANLDYAKQIDSSTVISLKNGGGIRDNIGVVSASGGATNANEIQKLPPQANSLAPNKPTGGVSQLDIENSLRFNNTLSLVTVTSAQLKELLEHGVAETETGATPGRFPQLGGMIFSFDPTRAAAEDLDGDGVLDTGEDKNGNGVLDAGQRVRSIALINDKNKVTEVVVQDGAVVGDANRTFRMVTLNFLASGGDSYPFKRFTEANPTLANRVDLIKTGVKDSKATFADTGSEQDALAEYLLKIGTYNQQDTDARQDFRIQNLALRRDSVLTAGRQITGRSRKETLTGTIGDDIITGLGGADTIRSFEGNDDVNGGKGNDILDAAEGDDILRGGAGEDIARGGNGADTILCGTGDDIAIGGNDNDIFALGKGRGDVVIRDFKDRVDKLSLLGGGRFNGLSIEDMGNSTMISRGNDVMAILRGVDASDITRADFVRVTV